The Oscillatoria salina IIICB1 genome contains the following window.
AATTTAATTGGAGCCGACTTAAACAATATTAACTTAAATGATGCTATCCTGTCTGGCGCTGATTTATCTGGTGTTAATCTAACTAATGCTAGCTTATTCGGGGTTAATCTGCGCGGTGCTAATCTTAGTAATGCTAATCTTAGTAATGCTGATTTGCGCGGTGCAAACCTTTTTTTTGCTAAATTGAATAACGCCAATCTGCAAAATGTTAATTTATTTCGTGCAGATTTGTGTCGGGCAAATTTATCTGCTAGCGATCTAACTCGTGCTAATCTCAGTAATGCTGACCTGAGTAGTGTTGATTTAAGTTATTCTTGTTTAGAATCTGCTATTTTTTGCGATGCAAATTTGCGTAGTGCTAACCTCAGTAGCGCTAATTTAAGTTATGCTAACCTGTCTGGTGCAACGTTAATACAAGCGATTATTTGTCAAGCAAATTTACAAAAAGCTAATTTAAATTTATGTAATTTAGCTTATGCAAAACTTACTAAAGCCGATTTACGCCAGGCTGATTTAAGTGACTCTAATTTAGCGGGAATTGATATAGATGAAGTTGATTTAGCAGGTGCAAAATTAAGCGGGACAGTTCTCGATACCAATCTTTTATTGCAAAAAAATTCTCGTCAAGTAATTGCTAATCTAACTTAAATTAACTGAAAAAAATAAGCTGTATATTTTTATTTTGCTACTTGGAATTTACCAGTTATCTTTTCGAGGTTGTGCTTCAGTTTTTACTAGATACCTGTAATCCTAGCTAGAGCAGCTTTTGAGAATTTGTTGCGCTTGCTCGCACTCACATTTGCTCTACTCTTTATGGTAGAATTTAATTATATATATCTTTAGCGTCTAGGGATTAAGCCTAGCTAGATTAATTATGACTTTAACAATAGAACAAATAATTAAAAATACCAATATTGAACAAATTAAGAGTTTAGATACAGAATTTAAAAAAATCCGAGAATCTTTAGAGAAGAGTTTTTCTTCTCAGGATGCTGCTCTTCCAAAAGAGTATCTCAAGGATTTTCAACAAATTGAAAAATATATGTTGAACTTAAGAAGACCAACGATTATCGTCAAGAGTTTGAATACTTTAAAAAACTCAAAAAGCTTTGGAAAAAATTTAAAACTCAGTATAAAGAGTTCATTTCACAAGAGATTATTATCCTAATCGAAAAACTTGAGCTTTCGATCAAAAGTTAGTTATCTTAGATGCAGGGGGAGTTGGGATACTCGTAAATCCACTTGCTAAAAAAAAGAAGAACAAAAATAAAAAATCGATTTCAGAATCAATCGCCTGTAGTGAATGGCTAGAAAAGTTAATAACTAAAAAATATATTATCGCTATATC
Protein-coding sequences here:
- a CDS encoding pentapeptide repeat-containing protein; the encoded protein is MHYQEFLALYATGKRDFCRTNLTGANLIGADLNNINLNDAILSGADLSGVNLTNASLFGVNLRGANLSNANLSNADLRGANLFFAKLNNANLQNVNLFRADLCRANLSASDLTRANLSNADLSSVDLSYSCLESAIFCDANLRSANLSSANLSYANLSGATLIQAIICQANLQKANLNLCNLAYAKLTKADLRQADLSDSNLAGIDIDEVDLAGAKLSGTVLDTNLLLQKNSRQVIANLT